One genomic region from Amaranthus tricolor cultivar Red isolate AtriRed21 chromosome 12, ASM2621246v1, whole genome shotgun sequence encodes:
- the LOC130828469 gene encoding E3 ubiquitin ligase BIG BROTHER-related-like codes for MDIQKSTTWKFLKDLMLQIVDIVIHGGKRFSIKMENNDEQAKQQQQGRKQLSFDQLDQVDSDHAFAIALQQQESTFTILETIESDMDDHEQDDEIEEDQDDVDEIGSSSSNDFDSNFESQEFYDELEFAEDNEEDNYSDEFEEDEIDPDEMSYEELIALGEVVGAESRGLSAQEIASSLSSYVHKIVRSKTIVDRCVICQIEYEEGEQLAALHCQHPYHSDCIHQWLQIKKVCPICSIEIAPQSKP; via the exons ATGGATATACAAAAGTCAACGACATGGAAGTTTTTGAAGGATCTAATG CTGCAGATAGTTGATATTGTAATACACGGAGGGAAGAGATTTTCGATCAAAATGGAGAACAACGATGAGCAGGCAAAACAGCAACAGCAAGGGCGAAAGCAGCTTTCTTTTGATCAGTTGGATCAGGTTGATTCTGATCATGCTTTCGCTATTGCATTACAACAACAg gAAAGCACATTTACAATTCTGGAGACAATTGAAAGTGATATGGATGATCATGAACAAGACGATGAGATCGAGGAGGACCAAGATGATGTGGATGAAATTGGAAGTTCCTCATCTAATGACTTTGATAGTAACTTTGAAAGCCAAGAATTTTATG ATGAATTAGAATTTGCTGAGGACAATGAAGAAGATAACTACAGTGACGAg tttgaagaagatgaaatcGATCCAGATGAAATGTCTTATGAG GAATTAATAGCATTGGGAGAAGTAGTGGGAGCTGAAAGTCGAGGACTATCTGCGCAAGAAATTGCTTCTTCCTTGTCTTCCTACGTTCATAAAATTGTTCGAAGCAAGACTATAGTTGACAG aTGTGTAATATGTCAAATCGAGTATGAAGAAGGTGAACAATTGGCTGCCTTGCACTGCCAACATCCCTATCATTCGGATTGTATACATCAATGGCTTCAAATTAAGAAG GTATGTCCAATATGTTCGATAGAAATTGCACCACAAAGCAAAccttga